TCATCGAACTCGACGCCATCAGCGTGACGGACCGAAGTGGTTACGCACCATGGGAATTGACCGCAACAATCCGCCCCCGCGCCGTGACGGTTCTTACCGGGCACAATGGCGCCGGGAAGTCGACGGTATTGCACACCATTACTGGGCTGACCACGCCCGCTCAGGGCCGGGTTCTTGTGGACGGGGTACCACTGGAGCGGATCCAGCGCGACAGCTGGTGGTCAATGCTCGGATGGCTGCCACAGCGCCCGGTGCTGGTACCCGGCACCGTGCGCGAGAACCTCGAGATGTTCGGGCCGCTGGACGATCTCGAATCCGCGCTGATCGACAGCAGGTTCGACAGCACACTGGAGACGCTGCGCGACGGATTGGATACCCGCCTCGGTGCGGGCGGCAGCGGGCTTTCACTGGGAGAACGCCAACGGCTGTGCCTGGCCCGTGTGCTCGGCACCAATCGGTCGATCCTGCTGCTCGATGAGCCCACAGCGCACCTCGACGCCGATACCGAGGCCGGTGTGCTTGCCGCATTGGTTTCTCGTGCCCGCAGGGGTGCGACGGTGGTGCTGGTGGGCCATCGGGCGCCTGTTCTGGCCGCCGCCGACGATGTGTTCACCGTGCAGGCAAGACATGTCGCACACCTCTGATCCGCTGCGGCATTGGCTGATCGCCTTGCGGGTGCGGCCGGTGCGACTGGCCGTGGCCGTTACATGCGGTGCCTTGGCGCTGGGGAGCGCACTGGCGCTGGCGGGTCTGTCGGCATGGTTGATCACCAGGGCATGGCAGATGCCTCCGGTGCTCGATCTGTCTGTGGCCGTGGTTGCGGTACGCGCACTGGGCATTTCGCGAGGCATCTGGCGATACTGCGAACGGCTGGCTGGTCACGATATCGCGCTGCGCGGCGCCGCCACCGTCCGGGCACACGTGTACGCGCGACTGGTCGGCGGCGCAGCCGGCGAGGTCCGCAAGGGCGTGGTGCTCGATCGGATCGGCACCGATATCGACGAGCTCGCCGAGACGGTGGTCCGCAGCGTCATACCCGTCGCGGTGGCCGGGGTGCTCGGAGTGGCAGCGACCGCGACAGTTGCGTTCATATCGATACCTGCCGCCGCCATTTTGGCGTGTGCCTTGTTGGTCGCCGACGTGGCGGCACCCGCGTTGGCGTCGCGCGCCGCCAGTACACGAGAGACACGCGGCGCCCGGGCCCGCGCCCTGCAGACCGAGACGACGGTCGAGATCCTGGATCATGCCCCCGAACTGCGAGTTCGAGGACTTCTCCCCCGTCAGCTTGAACTGGCGCGCCAACGCCGCAGAGACTGGGCCGCAGCTCAAGACGCCGCCGCCGTTCCCGCCGCATGGTCAGCGGCGGTTCCGACTCTCGCCGTGGGCGCCGCAGTCGTCGGGGCGTTCGCCGCAGCGGTCCATCTGGCCGGACACGTCGAACCCACGACGCTTGCCGTCCTGGTGCTGCTGCCTCTGGCCGCATTCGAGGCCTCCGCCGCGTTACCCGCCGCAGCCATCGGCATAGCCCGCTCCCGCGCATCGGCGCGGAACCTGCAAGAACTCGTGATGGCAGGGGACGACACGTCCGCACCGGTCGATGTGATGCCTGCCAACGGCAGGGCAGGCGTCCCGCTTGAATGCGTTGACCTAACGTGGCGGACCGGCCCTTCCGCATCGGGTCCGTTGTCCTTTCGGCTGGCTGCAGGCGCGCGGATGGCGATCACCGGGTCCAGCGGCATCGGCAAGACATCCCTGTTCACAACGCTTGCCGGCCTCACGCCGCCGGCGTCCGGTGCCATCCGGATCGGCGGCACAGATATCACGGACCTACCCGCCACCGAACTGCCCTCGCTCATCAGGTTTTTCGGCGAGGACGCGCACATCTTCGCCACCACGGTGCGCGACAACCTGCTCGTCGCGCGCGGTGATGCGACCGATGGAGAGCTGTTCGACGTGCTGTCCGACGTCGGCCTGGACTCCTGGATCGAGGCATTGCCACACGCACTGGACACGGTGCTGACAGCAGGTGCGGCCTCGGTATCGGGCGGGCAACGCCGCAGGCTGCTTCTCGCCCGGGCACTGCTCTCCGAAGTGCCGGTGGTGCTGCTGGACGAACCCACCGAACATCTCGATGGGCAGGCCGCCGAGACGTTCCTACGAGAGCTACTGGACCCCGCGGGTCCACTGCTGGCTGGCCGAACCGTCATAGTCGCAACCCACCATCTGCCCGATTCGGTGTCCTGCCCACGTATCCGGCTCGGCGATACAGTGCAGGTATGACGGAAACGCCGCCGCCACCACCCCCGCCGTACTACCCGTATCAGCCGCCCGGCGGGTACCCGCCTCACTACCCGTATCAGTACGGTGCGCCGGTGCCCCCGCCCGCCCCAAAGAATGGTCTCGGGGTAGGCGCGCTGGTGGTGGGCATCATCGCCGTTCTGTTCTCCTGCACAGTCTTTGGCGGGTTTATCGGAGGCCTTGTTGCGGTGATCCTCGGGATCGTCGGCGTGCGAAGGGTCACGCGCGGGGAAGCCAACAATCGCGGTGTGGCGATCTCCGGCATCGTGCTCGGAACCCTTGCCGTGCTGTTGTCCACGGCGATCCTGGTGTTCACGCTGGTTTTCATGAAGTCAGCCGGTCTGACCGACTTCCTCACGTGCGTCTCCAATGCCCAGGGTGACCAAGTCAAGGCAACCCAATGCCAGAACGACTTCGAGAAGCGGATGAATCAGAAGGCCGGTACTCCCGCGCCCTGACGTTTACCGCGCGGGTGGATCGGCGGGCAGCACGTGCTCGCCGACACGATCGGTGGCCAGGCTGAGCGAGGAGATGTACTGCTTCTCGCCGTCGGGACCGGGCTTGGCGGAGGCGAGCATATCGGGGCGCTCAAACTCGATTCCGCTGACGGCACAACGAAGTAACTCATCCGACGGGTTCCCGTACTCGTCGTACATCGGCAGGTCGATACCGTCGTCGGTGCGACGCAGGTAGTACTTTCCGCGTGTCGCGACCGCGAGAATGGGCGGCAACACGAAGGCGATGACGACGGCCACAATCGGCGAGTAGGGCCGGATCGCCTCGCCGAACACTCCGAAGAAGACCAGGATCGAGATGCCCGCCGACAGCAGCATCGAGACGAATCCAACCGGATTCACGTCGTAGAGCATGCCGCGCCGGAATTCCGGCTTCATGGGCGAGAGCTTCAGGACGTACTTGTTGATCGCGATATCGGTGGCCACCGTGACCACCCAGGCCATACCGCAGTTGGCGTAGAACCCGAGAATGGTATTGAGGAAGTCGAACATGTTGGCTTCCATCAGCACCAGGGCGATCACCAGGTTGAACAGCACGAAGACCAACCGGCCCGGGTAGTGCTTGGTGATACGGGTGAAAGAGTTCGTCCAGGCCAGCGAACCCGAGTAGGCGTTGGTGACATTGATCTTGATCTGGCTGATCACCACCAGAATCACGGCCAGCGTGATGGCGAGCCAGTGCGGCATCATGTTCTGGTAGATCTCCAGGAACTGGTGCACCGGCTGATTGGCCACGGCAGCGCCGCCGGCCACATTGGCGATCAGATACACCGCCAGGAACAGCCCGATCACCTGTTTGATGGCTCCGAACAGCACCCAGCCCGGCCCCGCCAGCAGCATCGCGGTCCACCAGCGGCGGCTGTTTTCGGGCGTCTTGGGCGGCATGAACCGCAGGTAGTCGATCTGCTCGGCGATCTGGGCGATCAGGGACAGGCACACGCCCGCGGCGAGCATGATCGACCCCAGATTGACGCCTTGTGCCTCCTTGCCACCGTAGGCGAAGAAGCTTCCGATCGAATCCGGGTGACGCACCACGAGATAGACGAACGGGATGACCATCATGACGAGCCACAGCGGAGTGGTCCAGACCTGCAGCACCGAGAGCGCCTTCATCCCGTAGATGACCAGCGGAATGATGATGATGGTGGAGGCCGCATATCCGATGGGTAGCGGCACGCCAAGCCCGAGCTTCAGGCCCTGGGCCATGATCGAGCCTTCGAGCGCGAAGAATATGAATGTGAACGTCGCGTAGATGATGTTCGTGACGATGCTGCCGTAGTAACCGAATCCGCTTCCGCGCGTGATCAAGTCGAGATCGATGTTGTAACGGGCGGCGTAGTACGAGACCGGGATTCCGGTCAGGATGATGATGACCGCGAACAACCCGATCCCCCACAGGGCATTTCCGGTGCCATAGGAGATTCCGATGTTGGCGCCGATCGCGAAGTCGGCCAGGTAGGCGATGCCACCCAGGGCGGTCACACCGACAACAGCCGGGCTCCACCGTCGAAATCGCCTGGGCGCAAATCGGAGGGTGTAGTCCTCCAAGGTCTCCCGCAGTGCCGCGCTTTCGGCGGCATCGTGGGTGGACGGAGCAGACGAAACGGGTGCGGATGCAGTCGTATCGAGAGTGTCGGTCACGCGGACAGCCTGTCGAGCGCCCAAGTCGTGCGCATTTTCCGGACGTTAATGTCCTGTTACGCAGGCGCTCCAGCCGGTGTTTTCGGGCGCAACCGTGGGGTGAACTCCAGGCTCAGCAACGCGAATGCGACCAGCGGCACCGTGGACATCTGCACAAGCACGTAGCGCCGATCCCCCAGCGCGTGGAATTTGCGCAGGTAACGGTACAAAGACTCTAGGGCGATCAGCGGATCGAGTACGTGAATCGCCGAGTAGCAGAGCTCCTGCACGCGAGTGCGGTCCTGCTCGGCGAAGATCTCCGGGAATGCCGCGAACGCCAGCGACAAGCGACGGGCGCCTTCGGTCTTGGCGAGTGCGATCATGTCGATGGTCAGTCGTTCGTCGATCCCGTTCGGTGCACCCGGGCGCCGCCACGGCACATCGAGAGAGACATCGGTGCCGCCCCCAGTGGTGGCGTAGCGGTGAAACCCTTGCACCACACCGCGATCATCCCGGGCGACGATCAGCCGAATGCCGGGATAGCGCCCGAGTAGCGCACCGTCGAGGATCATCGAGAATCCGCGCTCGAAGCGGCCTCCATGCGAAAGTTCCATCACCTGTTGCAGTTCGGCGCGCAGCCCGTCATCGAGACCGCGCTCGTCGACGATCTCTGTGGTGACCCCCGCGTTGTGGGTGCGCTGCATGCCCTGGCGCAGATTCCGATACTTGCGGCCCACCATGTCGAAGGCTTGCACATCGACCACGACATCACGACCCACCGCGATGGCGCGGAGTGAATGCCCCAGGGAATGCGGGTCACTCCACAGCGATAGCCGACGCTCGCTGCACCCCAATATCGCGATGCGCCAGCCATGCGAGCGACACATGGCCGCGAATTCCTGAACCAGGGACGGGAACCGGGATTCGTCACCGATCGGATCTCCACCGACCACGGCAAAACCGGCGCGTGTCCGGTACGCGATGGCTGCGGTGCGATCGGCGTTGAAGTAATACGACTTGAGCGAGTGCATCGCGAAGGCTGCCAACGGGTCGTCACCGGTTCTGTCCACCAGTGCACCGACCTCGGCCAGCGCCTCGGGCTGCGCCGGCGCCGATGTCGGCCACATGAGGATGAGCCCGGCCGCGACGACCAACGCATCGCCGGCGTGCTCGAACTGCAGGACTCCGGCTCCCAACGCGACCAGCACGGATACTCCCGCCCACGCCGCATGACCGTAGGTGACCGGTCGCCCCAGAAAGATTCCGCGAGCGATGAATCCGACGCACAACAGAACGGTGAGCGGCCAGAGGATTTCATCGAAATCGGGTTGCTTCGGGTATCCGGAGTGGGCGACCAACAACACCAGCCATCCCGCGACCACCAGCACCGCGGCGGCACTCACCAACCGCGCGGGCCTCGAATCGCTGTGGACTGCAATGCGTTCGGCAATACGCACGTGGGTGGTTGCGGCCGATGGTTCCAGCATTCAGCCACCTCCCACGGTCTCCCAATACCGACCTTCAAGAATACTCCCGCAGCTACCAGCGGTCGGAGGGATCGCTCTTTCCGATCGCAAACCAGAGGATGGGACCGAAGATCGGGAAGACGAGCACGATGATGGCCCAGGGAAGCTTCTCGCCATTGGGCTTGACCGGGTCTTTGATGATGGAAATGATGGTGACGACAGTAAGAACCAGCACCAGTAGAGAAAGAATTCGAATCATGACCGCCCCGGGAAGTGTTTGACAATACCTTCCTGGATAGTACTGGCCAGCAACGCCCCTTCGCGATCGAAAAAACGCCCGGCCCCCGTTCCCCGGCCCGCCGAGGCAACCGGCGACTCGGTTGCGTAGAGCACCCAGTCATCGAAGCGCACCGGGCGATGAAACCAGACGCTGTGGTTGATGGTGGCGGCGAAAATCCGGTCGTAACCCCACGACAGGCCATGGGTGGTGATGATCGAATCCAGCACCGTGGTGTCCGATGCGTAAACCAGTGCCGCGCTGTGCAGAACCGGATCGTCGGGCAGTGCGGAGTGGGTCTTCATCCACACCCTATTATGTTCCAGCCGTTCGGATTTCGCCTTGAGAACCCAGGCCGGATCGTTGTCGTAGCGCCATTCGATGGGTTTGAGGGCGGCCACGAACATCGGCACGGTCTCCTCGTAGCCGACCAGGTGCTCGTCGATGGTCGGCAGCGTTTCAGGATCGGCCACCGTCGGCGGTTTCACCGCATGTTCCAGCCCGGGTGAATCCTTCAGGTACGACACCAACGCGGAGGACAGCAACAGGTCACCCTGGACTGCGTCGACGCGGCGATTGGCGAAATTGCGCTCGTCCCGCAATCGCAGGACCCGGAACTCGATGTCTTGCTCGGGGTCGCCACCGTTGATGAAATGGGTGGAGACGGCCGCCAGCGAGAGCTTCTCGGACACGGTGCGCCCCGAGGCAACCACGGACTGTGCCATCAGCTGACCGCCGAAGGTCCGGGGCGGATTGACCGTCGGGTGACCGCCGATGAACAGGTCGGTCTCGGGGTTCTTCAGCTCCAGCAGCGCGAGTAGCTGTGCGAAATCAGGTGCGTTGCTGATGCTCGATCCTCGTCTCTAGTGGTCGTCCTCGCCGATCCGGTGTACGTGGATCAGATTGGTCGAGCCTACTGTCCCGGGTGGAGCGCCCGCGACGATCACCACCAGATCTCCCCGTTGATAGCGCTCCATAGCCAGCAACGCCGTATCCACTTGTTGGATCATGCCGTCGGTGGTGTCCATGACCGGGACGATGAAGGTTTCAGTTCCCCAGGTCAGCGCCAACTGGCTACGTACCTCGGGCAGCGGGGTGAAGGCCAGCACCGGCAGTGGAGTGTGCAACCGGGCCAGCCGTCGCACCGTGTCGCCCGACTGTGTGAACGCCACCAGGGCCTTGGCGTTGAGCCGTTCGCCGATATCGCGCGCCGCATACGAGATGACACCGCGTTTGGTTCGCGGCACGTGGGTCAGCGGCGGCGCGCTCACCGAATGGCTCTCGACCGCGGACACGATGCGGGCCATTGTCCGCACGGCCTCCATGGGGTACTTGCCCACCGAGGTCTCCCCCGACAACATCACGGCATCTGCCCCGTCCAGGACCGCGTTGGCGACATCCGAAGCCTCGGCGCGCGTCGGGCGTGAGTTTTCGATCATCGACTCGAGCATCTGAGTCGCCACGATGACCGGACGCGCGTTCTCACGCGCGATCTGGATAGCGCGCTTCTGCACAATCGGCACATCTTCGAGCGGAAGTTCGACCCCCAGATCGCCGCGAGCGACCATGATCGCGTCGAATGCGAGCACGATCGCCTCAAGGTTGGCGACCGCCTCGGGCTTCTCGAGCTTGGCGATCACCGGCACCCGACGTCCGACGCGGTCCATGATGGCGTGCACCAGTTCCACATCGCCGGGCGACCGCACAAACGACAGTGCGATGAGGTCCACCCCGAGGCGCAGTGCGAACTCGAGATCCGCGATGTCCTTTTCGGACAGGGCCGGCACCGAGACATTCATCCCCGGAAGGGAGAGCCCCTTGTTGTTGCTGACCGGACCTCCCTCGGTGACCCGGCAGACCACGTCGTTGCCTTCGATCGCCTCGACGGTCAAGCCGACCTTGCCGTCGTCCACCAGAAGCCTGTCGCCCACGGCAGCATCGTTAGCCAACTGCTTGTATGTGGTCGACACCCGGTCCGGGGTTCCCACGACATCCTCGACGGTGATCCTGACCTGTTCGCCTGTCGCCCAATGGGTGGCCCCGGTGGCGAACCGGCCCAGCCGGATCTTGGGACC
This genomic window from Mycobacteroides chelonae contains:
- the cydC gene encoding thiol reductant ABC exporter subunit CydC, which encodes MSHTSDPLRHWLIALRVRPVRLAVAVTCGALALGSALALAGLSAWLITRAWQMPPVLDLSVAVVAVRALGISRGIWRYCERLAGHDIALRGAATVRAHVYARLVGGAAGEVRKGVVLDRIGTDIDELAETVVRSVIPVAVAGVLGVAATATVAFISIPAAAILACALLVADVAAPALASRAASTRETRGARARALQTETTVEILDHAPELRVRGLLPRQLELARQRRRDWAAAQDAAAVPAAWSAAVPTLAVGAAVVGAFAAAVHLAGHVEPTTLAVLVLLPLAAFEASAALPAAAIGIARSRASARNLQELVMAGDDTSAPVDVMPANGRAGVPLECVDLTWRTGPSASGPLSFRLAAGARMAITGSSGIGKTSLFTTLAGLTPPASGAIRIGGTDITDLPATELPSLIRFFGEDAHIFATTVRDNLLVARGDATDGELFDVLSDVGLDSWIEALPHALDTVLTAGAASVSGGQRRRLLLARALLSEVPVVLLDEPTEHLDGQAAETFLRELLDPAGPLLAGRTVIVATHHLPDSVSCPRIRLGDTVQV
- a CDS encoding DUF4190 domain-containing protein — protein: MTETPPPPPPPYYPYQPPGGYPPHYPYQYGAPVPPPAPKNGLGVGALVVGIIAVLFSCTVFGGFIGGLVAVILGIVGVRRVTRGEANNRGVAISGIVLGTLAVLLSTAILVFTLVFMKSAGLTDFLTCVSNAQGDQVKATQCQNDFEKRMNQKAGTPAP
- a CDS encoding purine-cytosine permease family protein, which encodes MTDTLDTTASAPVSSAPSTHDAAESAALRETLEDYTLRFAPRRFRRWSPAVVGVTALGGIAYLADFAIGANIGISYGTGNALWGIGLFAVIIILTGIPVSYYAARYNIDLDLITRGSGFGYYGSIVTNIIYATFTFIFFALEGSIMAQGLKLGLGVPLPIGYAASTIIIIPLVIYGMKALSVLQVWTTPLWLVMMVIPFVYLVVRHPDSIGSFFAYGGKEAQGVNLGSIMLAAGVCLSLIAQIAEQIDYLRFMPPKTPENSRRWWTAMLLAGPGWVLFGAIKQVIGLFLAVYLIANVAGGAAVANQPVHQFLEIYQNMMPHWLAITLAVILVVISQIKINVTNAYSGSLAWTNSFTRITKHYPGRLVFVLFNLVIALVLMEANMFDFLNTILGFYANCGMAWVVTVATDIAINKYVLKLSPMKPEFRRGMLYDVNPVGFVSMLLSAGISILVFFGVFGEAIRPYSPIVAVVIAFVLPPILAVATRGKYYLRRTDDGIDLPMYDEYGNPSDELLRCAVSGIEFERPDMLASAKPGPDGEKQYISSLSLATDRVGEHVLPADPPAR
- a CDS encoding bifunctional lysylphosphatidylglycerol flippase/synthetase MprF, yielding MLEPSAATTHVRIAERIAVHSDSRPARLVSAAAVLVVAGWLVLLVAHSGYPKQPDFDEILWPLTVLLCVGFIARGIFLGRPVTYGHAAWAGVSVLVALGAGVLQFEHAGDALVVAAGLILMWPTSAPAQPEALAEVGALVDRTGDDPLAAFAMHSLKSYYFNADRTAAIAYRTRAGFAVVGGDPIGDESRFPSLVQEFAAMCRSHGWRIAILGCSERRLSLWSDPHSLGHSLRAIAVGRDVVVDVQAFDMVGRKYRNLRQGMQRTHNAGVTTEIVDERGLDDGLRAELQQVMELSHGGRFERGFSMILDGALLGRYPGIRLIVARDDRGVVQGFHRYATTGGGTDVSLDVPWRRPGAPNGIDERLTIDMIALAKTEGARRLSLAFAAFPEIFAEQDRTRVQELCYSAIHVLDPLIALESLYRYLRKFHALGDRRYVLVQMSTVPLVAFALLSLEFTPRLRPKTPAGAPA
- a CDS encoding PLD nuclease N-terminal domain-containing protein — encoded protein: MIRILSLLVLVLTVVTIISIIKDPVKPNGEKLPWAIIVLVFPIFGPILWFAIGKSDPSDRW
- a CDS encoding acyl-CoA thioesterase II, giving the protein MSNAPDFAQLLALLELKNPETDLFIGGHPTVNPPRTFGGQLMAQSVVASGRTVSEKLSLAAVSTHFINGGDPEQDIEFRVLRLRDERNFANRRVDAVQGDLLLSSALVSYLKDSPGLEHAVKPPTVADPETLPTIDEHLVGYEETVPMFVAALKPIEWRYDNDPAWVLKAKSERLEHNRVWMKTHSALPDDPVLHSAALVYASDTTVLDSIITTHGLSWGYDRIFAATINHSVWFHRPVRFDDWVLYATESPVASAGRGTGAGRFFDREGALLASTIQEGIVKHFPGRS
- the pyk gene encoding pyruvate kinase, with amino-acid sequence MTRRGKIVCTLGPATGSAELVRELVESGMDVARLNFSHGEHADHEQNYRWVRKASDETGRAVGVLADLQGPKIRLGRFATGATHWATGEQVRITVEDVVGTPDRVSTTYKQLANDAAVGDRLLVDDGKVGLTVEAIEGNDVVCRVTEGGPVSNNKGLSLPGMNVSVPALSEKDIADLEFALRLGVDLIALSFVRSPGDVELVHAIMDRVGRRVPVIAKLEKPEAVANLEAIVLAFDAIMVARGDLGVELPLEDVPIVQKRAIQIARENARPVIVATQMLESMIENSRPTRAEASDVANAVLDGADAVMLSGETSVGKYPMEAVRTMARIVSAVESHSVSAPPLTHVPRTKRGVISYAARDIGERLNAKALVAFTQSGDTVRRLARLHTPLPVLAFTPLPEVRSQLALTWGTETFIVPVMDTTDGMIQQVDTALLAMERYQRGDLVVIVAGAPPGTVGSTNLIHVHRIGEDDH